A window of Cellulosimicrobium protaetiae genomic DNA:
CGAGCCGTCCGTCGGGTCCACCAGGCCGGGCACGCCCACACCGACGCCGTCGAGGTCGGCGAGGTCGACGCCCGAGCGGCGCACGACCTCCCGGACGGCACGCGCCGCGCTCGCCACGACACCCTGCGGACCGCGGACGGTCGGCAGGCGCAGCGTCTCGCGTGCGGCACCCTCGGGGTCGAGGTACGCGGCGAGCACCTTGGTGCCGCCGATGTCGAGTCCGACCGCGCTCCCGGCACCTGCCGGGACCCTTCTGGGCGACGGACGGTCGGGGCGCCCGGCCGGGGCTGCGGCTGCCTCGCCGTTCAGCGAGGCAGCCGTGCTCAGGTCGCTCACGTCAGCCCTTCACCGCACCCGAGACGAGGCCACCGGTCATCCGACCCTGGACGATGAGGAAGAAGATCACCACGGGGATGGCGATGAGCACTGCCCCTGCCATGAGAGCGCCCCAGTTGGTCGCCTGGGTCGCCTGCTGGTAGGTCCGGAGCCACACCGGGAGGGTCATCGACTCCGGGCGCGACATGATGATCAGCGCCATGACGAACTCGTTCCAGGCCTGGATGAAGGCGAAGACACCTGTGGCGACGAGGCCCGGCGCGAGCAGCGGGAACGTGATCTTCCAGAACGCCCTGCCGCGCGAGCAGCCGTCGATCATGGCGGCTTCCTCGAGCTCGGCCGGCACGCCGTTGACGAACCCGCGCAGCGTCCAGATCGTGAAGGGCAGCACGCCGGAGACGTAGACGATGCCGAGACCGATGATCGTGTTGAGCATCTGCCAGCCGTCGATGATCCGGAAGATCGAGATCATCATCGCCTCGCCCGGGATCATCTGGACGACGAGGACCGCGATGATGAACGCGCGGCGACCCTTGAAGCGGAACCGGGTCACGGCCAACGAGGCGAGGAAGCCGAGGATCATCGCGATGACGAGCGTGAAGAAGGTCACCGCGAGCGAGTTGCCCATCGCGGGCACGAATGGCGCTCGCGAGTCGTCGGTGATGGCGCTCTCGTAGTTGCTCAGCGTGAAGACGTCGGGGGTCGGGAAGAACTTGAGATCCGTACCACGAATAAGGTTCGACGGCAGGAACGAGGTGTTGATCATCCAGTAGACCGGGAAGACCGACGCCACGAAGACGATGATCGCGAGGATCGCGAAGACCACGTTCGCGGCCTTCTTGCGCTGCGTGTCACGGCTCTTGCGGGGGGCGGTCTTGACGGCCGCCGAGGCGTGCCGTACCGAGGCGCGAGGGGTGGTCGAGATGGTGCTCACAGTTCTTCCTCCCGGACCGTCTGGCGCACGTAGTAGAACGAGATGCCGAGCATGATGAAGACGAAGATCACCGAGATCGCGCCGGCGAGGCCGTAGTGACCCTGCGCCATGCCCATCTGGTAGATGTACACGCCGATCGTGTTCGTCTTCTCCCGGTCACCGCCGACACCTTGGAGGGCGTAGATCTGCGTGAACACGCGCAGGTCCCAGATGATCGACAGCACGATGAGCACCGTGATGATGCTGCGCACGTACGGGATCATGATGAGGCGGAAGCGCTGGACCGGGCCCGCGCCGTCGAGCTGCGCTGCCTCGAGCACCTCTCCAGGGATCTGCGTGAGGCCCGCGTACATGGTGAACGCGACGAACGGGATGGCGCCCCACACGATGATGATCG
This region includes:
- a CDS encoding carbohydrate ABC transporter permease, producing the protein MSTISTTPRASVRHASAAVKTAPRKSRDTQRKKAANVVFAILAIIVFVASVFPVYWMINTSFLPSNLIRGTDLKFFPTPDVFTLSNYESAITDDSRAPFVPAMGNSLAVTFFTLVIAMILGFLASLAVTRFRFKGRRAFIIAVLVVQMIPGEAMMISIFRIIDGWQMLNTIIGLGIVYVSGVLPFTIWTLRGFVNGVPAELEEAAMIDGCSRGRAFWKITFPLLAPGLVATGVFAFIQAWNEFVMALIIMSRPESMTLPVWLRTYQQATQATNWGALMAGAVLIAIPVVIFFLIVQGRMTGGLVSGAVKG